One window of the Chryseobacterium sp. CY350 genome contains the following:
- the metQ gene encoding methionine ABC transporter substrate-binding lipoprotein MetQ, with product MKKIKILNFVAAGLLLFTACNSPKKEDPNYIKVGITSGPEQEIAETAKKVAKEKYNLEVELISFNDYVIPNEALNNGDIDANAFQHVPYLNEQSKQRGYKLAVIGNTFVYPIIAYSKKIKTISQLQNGSTIVIPNDPTNGGRSLLLLQKNGLLKLKDGVGLLPKVTDITENPKKLKILEIEAPQLPRVLDDKEVVIAIINNNFAAQAGLDANEFGIFKEDKDSPYMNVVVSREDNKNDAKIKKFLKAYQSEEVAEKAKMIFKGGAVKGF from the coding sequence ATGAAAAAAATAAAAATTCTAAATTTTGTCGCAGCAGGTTTGCTGCTATTCACTGCATGTAATTCGCCTAAAAAAGAAGATCCGAATTATATTAAAGTAGGAATCACATCAGGTCCCGAACAGGAAATTGCCGAAACTGCCAAAAAAGTGGCCAAAGAAAAATACAATCTTGAAGTTGAGCTGATTTCATTCAACGATTATGTCATTCCGAATGAAGCCCTGAATAACGGCGATATTGATGCGAATGCGTTTCAGCACGTTCCTTATTTAAACGAACAATCCAAACAACGTGGTTATAAATTAGCTGTAATCGGAAATACTTTTGTCTATCCGATTATTGCGTATTCAAAAAAGATCAAAACCATTTCCCAACTTCAGAACGGAAGCACAATTGTCATTCCGAATGATCCCACGAACGGCGGAAGATCTTTACTCCTACTTCAGAAAAACGGACTTTTAAAACTGAAAGACGGTGTTGGCTTATTGCCAAAAGTCACAGATATCACAGAAAATCCGAAAAAGCTGAAAATCCTTGAAATTGAAGCTCCGCAGTTGCCAAGAGTTTTGGATGATAAAGAAGTGGTGATTGCGATCATCAACAATAATTTTGCCGCACAAGCTGGTCTTGATGCCAATGAATTTGGAATTTTTAAGGAAGATAAAGATTCGCCTTATATGAATGTGGTGGTTTCCAGAGAAGATAATAAAAATGATGCTAAAATAAAAAAATTTCTAAAAGCGTATCAGTCTGAAGAGGTCGCGGAGAAAGCAAAAATGATTTTCAAAGGCGGTGCTGTGAAGGGATTTTAA
- a CDS encoding SDR family oxidoreductase, producing the protein MKILLTGATGYIGKRLLIQLLGSGHEVICSVRDKKRFDRSLYLNYENQLSVIEHDYNDASTLSAIDKDIEIAFYLIHSMSANADFSKAEKISAKNFAETVEKTDCKQVIYLTGIVNDSQLSKHLQSRKDVEDELKSESYALTVLRAGIIIGSGSASFEIIRDLVEKLPVMVAPKWLKTLCQPIAIRNVIEFLIGVMGKTFTYNKHFDIAGPDVLSYKQMLLIFAKERKLKRTIISVPVLSPKISSYWLYFITSTSYVLAKNLVDSMKVNVVAEENDLAEKLNIKLLSYDESLKLSFDKIEQNDVLSTWYDSFGNYRYSKNVWNFLEVPSMGVFKDKKCREIKDEEKTLDKIFGIGGKNGWYHANYLWSLRGSIDKLFGGVGLKRGRKNSKQINAGDSVDFWRVLYASRDEKRLLLFAEMKLPGEAWLDFKIIDGKLIQEATFRPVGIFGRLYWYTVLPFHGYIFSGMIKKLTENDL; encoded by the coding sequence ATGAAAATACTACTTACCGGAGCCACAGGATATATCGGAAAGAGACTTCTTATCCAGCTTCTGGGAAGTGGCCATGAAGTTATCTGTTCTGTTCGCGATAAAAAGCGATTTGATCGTTCGCTTTATCTAAATTACGAAAACCAATTAAGTGTAATTGAGCACGATTACAACGATGCCTCAACGCTTTCGGCAATTGATAAAGATATTGAAATTGCATTTTACCTGATACATTCAATGTCGGCAAATGCAGATTTTAGCAAAGCCGAAAAAATATCTGCCAAAAATTTTGCAGAAACTGTAGAAAAAACTGATTGCAAACAGGTGATTTATCTTACCGGAATCGTCAATGATTCTCAATTATCAAAACATCTGCAGTCGCGCAAAGATGTAGAAGATGAATTAAAATCAGAATCTTACGCATTGACGGTATTACGGGCCGGAATTATCATCGGTTCGGGATCTGCGTCGTTTGAGATTATTCGCGATCTTGTAGAAAAACTTCCTGTCATGGTTGCTCCAAAATGGCTTAAAACTCTTTGTCAGCCGATAGCAATTAGAAATGTGATCGAGTTTTTGATCGGCGTTATGGGAAAAACCTTTACTTACAACAAACATTTTGATATAGCAGGCCCGGATGTTCTTTCATACAAACAAATGCTATTGATCTTTGCAAAAGAAAGAAAATTGAAGCGCACAATTATATCGGTACCCGTATTGAGTCCAAAAATATCCTCTTACTGGCTGTATTTTATTACTTCAACATCTTATGTTTTGGCGAAAAATCTTGTTGACAGTATGAAGGTAAATGTGGTGGCTGAAGAAAATGATCTTGCAGAAAAACTAAACATTAAACTGCTCTCATACGATGAAAGTCTTAAGCTGAGTTTCGATAAAATAGAACAAAATGATGTACTCTCAACCTGGTACGATTCATTTGGTAATTACCGATATTCTAAAAACGTGTGGAATTTTCTTGAAGTGCCGTCTATGGGAGTTTTTAAAGATAAAAAATGCAGAGAAATAAAAGACGAAGAGAAAACTCTCGATAAAATATTCGGGATTGGCGGAAAAAACGGGTGGTATCATGCCAATTATTTATGGAGTCTGAGAGGAAGTATTGATAAGCTTTTCGGAGGCGTAGGTCTCAAAAGAGGCAGAAAAAATTCGAAACAGATCAATGCGGGAGACAGCGTAGATTTCTGGAGAGTTCTTTATGCGAGCAGGGATGAAAAAAGACTTCTCCTTTTTGCTGAAATGAAACTTCCGGGCGAAGCCTGGCTTGATTTTAAAATCATTGACGGAAAGCTGATTCAGGAAGCTACATTCCGGCCGGTTGGTATTTTTGGCCGACTTTACTGGTATACCGTCTTGCCTTTTCATGGATATATTTTCAGCGGAATGATCAAAAAACTAACTGAAAATGATTTATAA
- a CDS encoding glycoside hydrolase family 3 C-terminal domain-containing protein, whose amino-acid sequence MLKKTAIVGLFTLISASSMAQNTTLPIYLDESKPVEQRVQDALSRMTLEEKVAMLHAQSKFSSPGVPRLGIPEFWTTDGPHGVRPEVMWDEWNQAGWTNDSIIAYPALTALSATWNKKMSWNYGKALGEEARYRKKDILLGPGVNIYRTPLNGRNFEYMGEDPYLTSKMVVPYIKGVQSNGVATSVKHYALNNQEMFRHTSNVNVDDRTLYEIYLPPFKAAVTEGDSWTIMGAYDMYKGEYASQNQYLLNDILKGEWKYKGVVVSDWGAVNNTEQAIHNGLDLEFGSWTNGLSAGTKNAYDNYYLAQPYLNLIKEGKVGTKELDDKVTRLLNLAYKTTMNTKKPFGNVASEEHKAVAKEIGEEGIVLLKNQGNVLPIDLNKAKKIAVIGENAIKIMTVGGGSSSLKVKYETLPLDGIKNRFGKQADVQYARGYVGDIGGEYNGVKSGQDLKDDRSANELLNEAVDLAKKSDYVIFVGGLNKSDFQDSEGNDRKSYGLPYNQDNVIAALAKANKNFAVVLVSGNAVAMPWIKDVPTVLQSWYLGSEAGNSIASVLAGDANPSGKLPFSFPVKLEDNSAHQLGEYPGNKEELAAGKGKDQKNPINITYNEGIFVGYRWHDTKKIKPLFSFGHGLSYTTFEFGKAKSDKTTIGQDDKITFTVNVKNTGKKAGAEVVQLYISDLKSSVPRPTKELKGFEKVFLNPGEEKEVSITVDKTALSFFNADKHEWVAEPGDFEALIGNSSDAIKTKVKFKLK is encoded by the coding sequence ATGCTAAAGAAAACTGCCATTGTAGGTTTATTCACTTTAATATCTGCTTCTTCTATGGCTCAAAATACAACACTTCCAATTTACCTTGACGAATCAAAACCTGTAGAACAGCGGGTTCAGGATGCGCTTTCGAGAATGACTTTGGAGGAAAAAGTGGCAATGCTTCATGCACAGTCAAAATTCAGTTCACCGGGAGTTCCAAGATTGGGAATTCCAGAATTCTGGACTACCGACGGACCTCACGGAGTGAGACCTGAAGTAATGTGGGACGAATGGAACCAAGCTGGATGGACGAACGATTCAATTATTGCTTATCCCGCTCTTACAGCATTATCTGCAACCTGGAACAAGAAAATGTCGTGGAATTACGGTAAAGCTTTAGGCGAAGAAGCACGCTACAGAAAGAAAGACATTCTTCTGGGACCGGGAGTTAACATCTACAGAACTCCACTTAACGGAAGAAATTTTGAATACATGGGTGAAGATCCTTATTTAACTTCAAAAATGGTGGTACCTTACATCAAAGGTGTACAATCCAACGGTGTGGCGACTTCTGTGAAACATTATGCGCTCAATAATCAGGAAATGTTCCGTCATACGAGCAATGTGAATGTTGACGACAGAACTTTGTACGAAATTTATCTTCCGCCTTTTAAAGCGGCCGTAACTGAAGGAGATTCGTGGACGATCATGGGTGCTTATGATATGTATAAAGGTGAATACGCCAGTCAGAATCAATATCTTCTGAATGATATTTTAAAAGGCGAATGGAAATATAAAGGTGTTGTCGTTTCCGACTGGGGCGCAGTAAATAACACCGAACAGGCAATTCACAACGGTTTGGATCTTGAATTCGGAAGCTGGACTAACGGACTTTCTGCCGGAACCAAAAATGCATACGACAATTATTATTTGGCTCAACCTTATTTAAATTTAATTAAAGAAGGAAAAGTGGGAACAAAAGAACTGGATGATAAGGTGACAAGACTTCTGAATCTGGCTTACAAAACCACGATGAATACCAAAAAACCTTTCGGAAACGTGGCTTCTGAAGAACATAAAGCCGTTGCCAAAGAAATTGGTGAAGAAGGAATTGTTTTGCTAAAAAATCAGGGAAATGTACTTCCGATAGATTTAAATAAAGCAAAAAAAATTGCTGTCATCGGTGAAAATGCCATCAAAATCATGACTGTTGGTGGAGGTTCATCATCATTAAAAGTAAAATATGAAACTTTACCTTTAGATGGAATTAAAAATAGATTCGGGAAACAGGCAGATGTACAGTATGCGAGAGGTTATGTAGGTGATATCGGCGGTGAATACAATGGTGTAAAATCTGGCCAGGATCTGAAAGACGACCGTTCTGCCAATGAATTATTAAATGAAGCTGTTGATTTAGCTAAAAAATCTGATTATGTAATTTTCGTTGGTGGTTTGAATAAATCTGACTTCCAGGACAGTGAAGGAAACGACAGAAAAAGCTACGGATTACCTTACAATCAAGACAATGTGATTGCTGCTTTAGCAAAAGCCAATAAGAATTTTGCCGTGGTTTTAGTTTCAGGAAATGCAGTTGCCATGCCGTGGATTAAAGATGTTCCTACCGTTTTACAATCTTGGTATCTCGGTTCGGAAGCAGGAAATTCTATTGCTTCTGTTTTGGCAGGCGATGCCAATCCTTCAGGAAAGTTACCTTTTTCTTTCCCTGTTAAACTTGAAGATAATTCGGCTCATCAATTGGGAGAGTATCCCGGAAATAAAGAAGAACTGGCTGCAGGAAAAGGGAAAGACCAGAAAAACCCGATCAACATTACTTACAATGAAGGAATTTTTGTGGGTTACCGTTGGCACGACACAAAAAAAATTAAACCTTTATTCAGTTTCGGACACGGCTTGAGCTACACTACTTTTGAGTTCGGAAAAGCTAAAAGTGACAAAACAACGATTGGCCAGGATGATAAGATTACATTTACAGTTAACGTTAAAAATACTGGTAAAAAAGCAGGAGCTGAAGTGGTACAGTTGTACATCAGCGATCTGAAATCATCCGTTCCGAGACCGACAAAAGAACTTAAAGGTTTTGAAAAAGTATTTTTAAATCCCGGAGAAGAAAAAGAAGTCAGCATTACGGTTGATAAAACCGCGCTGAGTTTCTTTAATGCCGATAAACACGAATGGGTTGCAGAACCCGGAGATTTTGAAGCTTTGATCGGAAATTCTTCTGATGCCATAAAAACGAAAGTAAAATTTAAATTAAAATAA
- the metI gene encoding methionine ABC transporter permease MetI, with the protein MLNETVISLLSKGLWETIFMTFASGFFGFALGLPVGILLFLTKNGQLLENVIYNRILSVLVNIFRSIPFIILIVWMIPFTRSLVGTSIGVNAALVPLSIGAAPFIARLVENSLLEIPQGLIETARALGASPFQIIKKVLLPEALPSLINNASITLITLVGYSAMGGAVGAGGLGQIGYQYGYIGYDALIMNLVLGLLVALVFIIQFAGDRLAKRFDHR; encoded by the coding sequence ATGCTTAATGAAACCGTGATTTCTCTTTTGTCTAAAGGACTTTGGGAAACGATATTTATGACTTTTGCATCAGGCTTTTTTGGATTTGCTTTAGGATTACCGGTCGGAATTCTTTTATTTTTAACAAAAAATGGTCAGCTTCTGGAAAATGTAATTTACAACAGAATCTTGTCTGTTTTAGTCAATATTTTCAGATCAATTCCCTTTATCATCTTGATTGTCTGGATGATTCCTTTCACAAGATCTTTGGTAGGAACTTCGATTGGAGTGAATGCCGCTTTGGTTCCTCTAAGTATCGGTGCTGCTCCCTTTATCGCAAGGTTGGTTGAAAACAGTCTGCTGGAAATTCCACAGGGACTGATTGAAACAGCAAGAGCTTTGGGCGCGAGTCCGTTTCAGATCATTAAAAAAGTTTTGCTTCCTGAAGCTTTGCCTTCGCTCATTAACAATGCAAGTATTACGCTGATTACACTTGTCGGTTATTCTGCAATGGGAGGCGCAGTTGGTGCAGGTGGATTGGGACAGATCGGCTATCAATACGGATATATTGGTTACGATGCATTGATTATGAATTTGGTTCTTGGTCTTCTTGTGGCTTTGGTTTTTATCATTCAGTTTGCGGGAGATCGATTGGCGAAAAGGTTTGATCATCGATAA
- a CDS encoding GH-E family nuclease: MADEQYLTEKHYVVCDKGMSPKKMKVTSQDFVTFSGDKAATELDTLKGNNFICLGKTAFIAGAVAGIAVGICAMIPGPGWLVAAIIAAAILAAVAIGALKCKAAAPSRKWENTAEKFEIEGNNALTLSSVMICNAEGGTITPKETAWEAWGSAALTNLGHVANFAFGFLAGRGAVGMVGGAAGATTAAGVTGARQTAVTFGREFGKQFVNTARKELIEQFTFKGFKNASLFCKTMRGLGIGGAYYEQYNIWSSDKSAVEKLQESGVSLILGIFAAKGATLVCFPAGTKVHTQNGLANIEDLYEGDFVLTYNEETKKQEYKPILVKHERFTQQMLSLELPTGEFVRVTPEHRFYCNDEWIEAGSLRAGDLLHLKGGDYTTIISIETLPHYEKVYNFDIEDNENYYVTEDGILVHNGYGSAADDLGGDPPGTFRDSSGRLRNDDGSFANDPNTSRSNLRDNRPSYGGTQVDDVWNNAIRDADGNVIDPNTGEILIWDKTQPRIGQWDMGHKPGHSYKDLCDRYERGDITYEQFLKEYRDSSNYWPESPSSNRSNKYTN; this comes from the coding sequence ATGGCAGACGAACAATATCTTACCGAAAAGCATTACGTTGTCTGTGACAAAGGGATGTCTCCCAAGAAGATGAAAGTCACAAGCCAGGATTTTGTAACCTTCAGTGGGGATAAAGCGGCAACAGAGCTTGATACCTTGAAAGGAAATAATTTCATTTGTCTTGGCAAAACCGCGTTTATTGCCGGAGCCGTTGCCGGAATTGCTGTAGGAATTTGCGCAATGATTCCCGGTCCGGGATGGCTGGTTGCGGCCATTATTGCAGCAGCTATTTTAGCAGCGGTGGCTATAGGAGCACTAAAATGTAAAGCAGCAGCACCAAGTAGAAAATGGGAAAATACAGCAGAAAAATTTGAGATAGAAGGCAATAATGCGCTTACCTTATCTTCAGTTATGATTTGCAACGCTGAAGGCGGAACAATCACTCCGAAAGAAACAGCTTGGGAAGCTTGGGGAAGTGCTGCACTCACCAATCTGGGTCACGTAGCCAATTTTGCCTTTGGATTTCTTGCTGGTCGTGGCGCGGTAGGAATGGTAGGCGGTGCAGCAGGTGCGACTACAGCAGCAGGGGTTACAGGAGCGCGACAAACTGCTGTTACATTCGGGCGTGAATTTGGTAAACAGTTTGTAAATACGGCACGAAAAGAATTAATTGAACAGTTTACTTTTAAAGGTTTTAAAAACGCTTCACTCTTCTGTAAAACCATGCGTGGACTGGGAATTGGCGGAGCATACTATGAGCAGTACAACATTTGGAGCAGCGATAAAAGTGCTGTTGAAAAATTACAGGAAAGTGGTGTAAGTCTTATATTAGGTATTTTTGCAGCTAAAGGTGCAACCTTGGTTTGTTTCCCTGCCGGCACGAAAGTTCATACCCAAAACGGATTAGCCAATATTGAAGATCTGTACGAAGGAGATTTTGTACTCACCTACAATGAAGAAACTAAGAAGCAGGAATACAAACCTATTCTGGTAAAACACGAAAGATTTACCCAGCAAATGCTTTCATTAGAGTTACCAACCGGAGAATTTGTTCGTGTCACTCCAGAGCACAGATTTTACTGTAATGATGAATGGATTGAAGCTGGAAGCCTAAGAGCAGGAGATTTATTACATCTAAAAGGTGGAGATTACACTACAATTATCAGCATTGAAACCTTGCCTCATTACGAAAAAGTTTATAATTTTGATATTGAGGATAACGAGAATTATTATGTGACTGAGGATGGGATCTTGGTGCATAATGGGTATGGTAGTGCGGCAGATGATTTAGGAGGTGATCCTCCTGGAACTTTTAGAGACAGCAGCGGTAGGTTGAGAAATGATGATGGAAGTTTTGCAAATGATCCAAATACTTCTCGTTCAAATTTAAGAGATAATCGACCGAGTTATGGAGGAACGCAAGTTGATGATGTTTGGAATAATGCTATTAGAGATGCTGATGGAAATGTAATTGATCCAAATACAGGAGAGATTTTGATTTGGGATAAAACACAGCCAAGAATAGGTCAATGGGATATGGGGCACAAGCCAGGACATTCATATAAAGATTTATGTGATAGATATGAAAGAGGAGATATTACATATGAACAATTTTTAAAAGAATATAGAGATTCAAGTAATTATTGGCCGGAGAGCCCCTCAAGTAATCGAAGTAATAAATATACAAATTAA
- a CDS encoding ankyrin repeat domain-containing protein: protein MENFFNIITDGDFKAVKEKINETNINVLNVNNMSLLQEALKNKQDEIAHYLIEKGVDINNQDNQGMVAFHYIAVYKNDLTLARVLLQKDADIEIKDKYGNSPLWTAIFNARGDYGFVKLLLENNADLKSVNIAGKTPYDLAYIMKFPELISLITEYSAS, encoded by the coding sequence ATGGAAAACTTTTTTAATATCATAACAGACGGTGATTTTAAAGCTGTAAAAGAAAAAATTAATGAGACCAACATCAATGTTTTGAACGTTAATAATATGTCTCTTTTACAAGAAGCACTTAAAAATAAACAAGATGAGATTGCACATTATTTAATCGAAAAAGGTGTTGATATCAACAACCAAGATAATCAAGGAATGGTTGCTTTTCATTATATTGCTGTATATAAAAATGATTTAACTTTAGCGAGAGTACTTCTTCAAAAAGATGCAGATATTGAAATTAAAGATAAATATGGTAATTCTCCTTTATGGACAGCTATTTTTAACGCGAGAGGAGATTATGGATTTGTAAAGCTTCTTTTAGAAAATAATGCAGATTTAAAATCGGTAAATATCGCTGGAAAAACACCTTACGATTTGGCTTATATTATGAAATTTCCTGAGTTAATCAGTTTAATTACCGAATATTCTGCATCATGA
- a CDS encoding aldo/keto reductase codes for MELRKIKNTDLLVAPINFGGNVFGWTLDEKQSFDILDQFSGAGFNFVDTADTYSWWVNGQGGQSEEIIGKWMKQRGNRNDLVIATKVGSETKEHGFDISKKHILKSVDESLARLQTDHIDLYYTHFDDKKTPVKETLEAYDEVIKAGKVRYIAASNVSPERLKESFEVAEKNNLPKYVALQPHYNLLEREKFETEYADLVKEYDLSVFTYWSLAAGFLTGKYRTEEDLAKSTRGEGVRKYLNEKGIEVLKALDQISKKHATTQASVALAWLLANPLVTAPIVSATSESQLKTLFEAPKLSLSSDDIELLNNVSS; via the coding sequence ATGGAATTAAGAAAGATTAAAAATACCGATTTGTTAGTAGCTCCTATCAATTTTGGAGGAAATGTATTTGGATGGACACTTGATGAAAAGCAGTCTTTTGATATTTTGGATCAGTTCTCGGGAGCCGGTTTTAACTTTGTTGATACTGCCGATACGTACTCATGGTGGGTGAATGGCCAAGGCGGACAATCTGAAGAAATCATTGGTAAATGGATGAAACAGCGAGGAAACAGAAATGATCTCGTGATTGCCACAAAAGTAGGATCTGAGACGAAGGAACATGGTTTTGACATCAGTAAAAAACACATTTTGAAATCTGTGGATGAGTCATTAGCAAGGCTTCAAACCGATCATATAGATTTATATTACACTCATTTTGATGATAAGAAAACTCCTGTTAAAGAGACTTTAGAGGCTTACGATGAGGTGATTAAAGCAGGGAAAGTTCGTTATATTGCTGCATCGAATGTATCTCCCGAAAGATTAAAAGAGTCTTTTGAAGTTGCTGAAAAAAATAACCTTCCGAAATATGTAGCTCTGCAGCCGCATTATAATTTATTGGAAAGAGAAAAATTTGAAACAGAATACGCTGATTTAGTGAAAGAATATGATCTTAGTGTCTTCACATATTGGTCTTTGGCAGCAGGATTTCTGACAGGAAAATACAGAACTGAGGAAGATCTCGCGAAAAGCACACGAGGAGAAGGTGTAAGAAAATATCTGAATGAAAAAGGAATTGAAGTCTTAAAAGCTTTAGACCAAATTAGTAAAAAACACGCTACGACGCAGGCTTCTGTGGCTTTGGCGTGGCTGTTGGCAAATCCGCTGGTTACAGCTCCAATTGTGAGTGCGACGAGCGAGTCTCAGTTGAAAACGTTGTTTGAAGCACCAAAATTAAGTCTAAGTTCCGATGATATCGAGCTTTTAAACAATGTAAGTTCGTAG
- a CDS encoding type VI secretion system Vgr family protein: MFQDNKPSKPESPKNIKAADDFQDLEDSALNSAKSKAEKKLQNANSNIKKVSDKASQINSVAGSAQGASAMFMNQDIHTNNAMTSEGKVWSQQPTSKIHNANAIPSSQILGINRVVRLDVVIEGKLIKHFKHFELKQSAVRHHQFSLMLAHDSLGSAENHNLEEAQNFLGKRLTVIFKYKDVADGPERNFVGVITEVGFSQEKGNLGNIVLTGFSPTVLLDAAPHIQSFGGSQEISLNSIADRVIKEGLGGNKFDFRVDAKHGNVSYSSQYEETHYNYLARIAEAYGEQFFYDGEVLHFGKLPPSEQPVKLTYGSSVSDVKIKMKAQHVNPTFYGYNSSKNEKLTTGSSKIAHTSDIAKRAYEISEKTFTTPSLRVAPIKASSFMDVDASQKGTAGSNASQVFVTSGTTTVPFLYPGCAADIEMRQTESSQTSYFTKLMITEVSHVVDARGYYTGNFEAIAADCGYIPRPEFEVPKADAQFAKVISNTDPQNQGRVQVQFDWQSGSDTSEFIRVMTPDAGGSDKVSKNRGFMAIPEVGDQVVVNFAHQHPDRPFVMGGMFHGGVGGGGGTGNNIKSLSSRSGNKLELDDGAGSVFLTDQGGANMKFDGAGNATTNTNNDKTVTVGNNNAVNVTNNNTIKAGNTNMIDVGGNSVFQMDKSGNVSFTATTEFKIVVGASTIVIDKTGMITINGKEIKVDATQSINLSATNETTVGGKNVKVTGSTEVQISGDKVNINK; the protein is encoded by the coding sequence ATGTTTCAGGATAATAAACCATCAAAACCGGAATCTCCGAAGAATATAAAAGCTGCAGATGATTTTCAGGATCTTGAGGACTCAGCTTTGAACAGTGCAAAAAGCAAAGCAGAAAAAAAGCTGCAAAATGCCAACAGCAATATCAAAAAAGTTTCTGATAAGGCTTCTCAGATAAATTCAGTCGCGGGCTCGGCACAAGGTGCTTCTGCGATGTTCATGAATCAGGATATTCACACCAATAATGCTATGACTTCTGAAGGCAAAGTCTGGTCACAACAACCCACATCGAAGATTCACAATGCCAATGCAATTCCCTCTAGTCAAATTTTGGGAATCAACAGAGTTGTAAGGCTAGACGTTGTGATAGAAGGAAAGCTGATCAAGCATTTCAAACATTTTGAGCTGAAACAAAGTGCAGTACGACATCATCAATTCAGTTTGATGCTTGCTCACGACAGCCTCGGCAGTGCAGAAAATCATAATCTGGAGGAAGCACAGAATTTTTTAGGGAAAAGGCTGACTGTTATTTTTAAATATAAAGATGTCGCAGATGGCCCCGAAAGAAATTTTGTAGGTGTAATTACAGAAGTCGGTTTTAGCCAGGAAAAAGGGAATCTGGGAAATATTGTTCTTACAGGTTTTAGTCCGACTGTACTTTTAGATGCAGCTCCGCACATTCAAAGTTTCGGCGGATCACAGGAAATCAGCTTAAACAGTATTGCCGATCGGGTGATAAAGGAAGGTTTGGGCGGAAATAAATTTGATTTCAGAGTTGATGCAAAACACGGTAATGTATCTTACAGTTCGCAGTATGAAGAGACTCATTACAATTATTTGGCAAGAATAGCTGAAGCATATGGTGAGCAGTTTTTTTATGACGGCGAAGTTCTTCATTTTGGGAAACTGCCTCCATCTGAACAACCGGTAAAACTGACATACGGAAGCAGTGTAAGTGATGTAAAAATCAAAATGAAAGCACAACACGTCAATCCGACATTCTACGGCTACAACAGCAGTAAAAATGAAAAACTGACCACAGGAAGTTCAAAAATCGCGCATACTTCTGATATTGCCAAAAGAGCATACGAAATTTCAGAAAAAACTTTTACTACACCATCACTGAGAGTGGCTCCCATAAAAGCATCATCTTTTATGGACGTTGATGCATCTCAAAAAGGAACGGCGGGAAGCAATGCTTCTCAGGTTTTTGTTACTTCAGGCACAACTACGGTTCCGTTTCTGTATCCTGGTTGTGCTGCAGATATAGAAATGAGGCAGACTGAGAGCAGTCAGACCTCGTATTTTACAAAGCTTATGATAACAGAAGTAAGTCATGTTGTGGATGCCAGAGGTTATTACACAGGAAACTTTGAGGCAATTGCAGCAGATTGCGGCTATATTCCGCGGCCGGAATTTGAAGTGCCAAAAGCTGATGCACAATTTGCTAAAGTAATATCCAACACAGATCCTCAAAACCAGGGTCGTGTGCAGGTTCAGTTTGACTGGCAAAGCGGTTCAGATACTTCAGAATTTATCAGAGTGATGACTCCGGATGCAGGAGGAAGCGATAAGGTAAGCAAAAACCGAGGCTTTATGGCAATTCCCGAAGTTGGCGATCAGGTGGTTGTCAATTTTGCACATCAACATCCCGACAGACCATTCGTGATGGGCGGGATGTTCCATGGCGGAGTTGGAGGTGGCGGTGGTACAGGGAATAATATTAAAAGTTTAAGCAGCCGAAGTGGAAATAAACTTGAACTCGATGATGGTGCAGGCTCGGTATTTCTAACTGATCAGGGCGGTGCCAATATGAAATTTGACGGTGCCGGAAACGCTACAACCAATACCAATAATGATAAAACAGTAACGGTTGGAAACAATAATGCTGTTAACGTTACCAACAACAATACCATTAAGGCAGGAAATACCAACATGATAGACGTTGGAGGGAATTCAGTTTTTCAAATGGATAAATCCGGAAATGTATCTTTCACTGCAACTACTGAGTTCAAAATTGTTGTAGGTGCAAGTACCATCGTTATTGATAAAACAGGTATGATAACGATCAATGGGAAAGAAATTAAAGTCGATGCCACACAGTCCATTAATTTATCTGCAACCAATGAAACAACTGTTGGAGGGAAAAATGTAAAAGTTACCGGAAGTACTGAAGTGCAGATTAGTGGTGACAAAGTCAATATAAATAAGTAA